The following are encoded in a window of Castanea sativa cultivar Marrone di Chiusa Pesio chromosome 5, ASM4071231v1 genomic DNA:
- the LOC142635167 gene encoding uncharacterized protein LOC142635167, producing the protein MTNLLMVQTPICKRPLLLYLATSSYAIGALIAQEDGSGVEQPIYYISRALKDAETRYPRAERACLAIYDLKAGTPKAVKSQTITDLLAQFPREEEFPLDDKVPREVPTIEVIEEQWVMKFDSSSTTHSRGAGIGLYHGGEEAVALSFRLEFSCSNNTTEYEAYLTG; encoded by the exons ATGACGAACCTCCTTATGGTGCAGACCCCAATCTGCAAAAGGCCACTGTTGCTTTATTTAGCCACTAGCTCGTATGCCATAGGTGCGTTGATCGCCCAAGAAGATGGAAGCGGTGTTGAGCAACCAATCTACTACATAAGCCGTGCCTTGAAAGATGCAGAAACTCGCTATCCTAGAGCGGAAAGAGCATGCTTGGCAATA TATGATTTGAAGGCAGGAACGCCCAAGGCAGTGAAGAGTCAGACTATAACAGATTTATTAGCACAATTCCCAAGAGAAGAGGAATTCCCGCTGGATGACAAAGTTCCAAGGGAGGTACCCACAATAGAAGTAATTGAAGAGCAATGGGTAATGAAGTTTGACAGTTCTTCTACTACCCACTCAAGAGGCGCAGGAATAGGCCTTTATCACGGAGGGGAAGAAGCTGTGGCGCTCTCATTCAGGTTAGAATTTTCTTGTTCAAATAATACCACAGAATACGAAGCCTATCTTACTGGTTAG